GCTCGCCCTAACGGGACACCTTCCCGAAGGGGAACCCCAAGAAGCCTTCGCCTTAGCCCAGGCCCTGGCCTCCGAGGGGCTTTCCCGGCTACAGGGACACTCCCTGGAAGGGATCGGGCCCGGTCTCCTCGCCGAAGCCCTTAGCGAGCTTGAAGCCCTGACCCGGCTTCTTGGGGTGCGGCTTGCCCTACTTCACCGGAGCCTAGCCGAGGTGGAAGGCGAGGAGGGCGGACAACCCCTTCTCAACCGGGGCCTTGGGGCCTTTTTGGTAGTGGGAGGAGAGGTGTATCTGTTAGCCCTAGGCCCTGGAGGCAGGGGGAGCCCCCTCATGGACCTAGCCCGGCTGGCCTATGACCTGGAGCGGGCTATAGAGCTTGCCTGGGAAACCTTAGACAAACCTACCCCAGAACTGCCCGGGCTCGTGGCAGAGTTTCTCGTGGAAAACGCACTTCTCACCGCTTACCGGGGTATTGTCCAGGAAACCTTCCAGGAAGAGGGCTGGCCCCGAATTATGGCCACCTGGGCTGAGGCCCAACTCCTCCGGGAAGATAAGCCCACCCGCCAACGGATCTTGGAGCGCTGGCGGCGTAAAGTGGAAACCACTTAGAGCCGGCTCACGGAAGCCTGGGGGCGAAAGACCGCCTCCTCGGGGAGGAGCTTCCGCTTCTTGGCCTTGCGGTAGACCGCCTCCCACATGCGGCAGAAGGAGCAGACCGCCCCCGTGGTGGGGTAGCCGCAGCGCTCGCACTCCCTGAGGGCCACCTCCCCTTCCGCCTGGAGGCGGGGCTGGATCTTCTCCAGGAAGCCCTCGAGGAAGCGGAGCTTAGCCCCCGGCATCCCCTTTTCCACCAAGTTAAGGGCCTCCTTGTAGAGGAGGCTTTTAGCCCCCTTGGCGTTGGGGCACTCCTCGTGCAGAAAGCGGATGCCCCGGAGGAGGGTGTAGGAGAGGACCTCCCGCTCGCTAAAGCGGTAGAAGGGCTTGACCCGGGCGGCGAGGCCAGGCTTTTCCGGGAGGACCGGCCCCTGGCGAGCCAAGGCGTCCTCCTGGGGGTTCAGGAGGTTGCCCAGGAGAACCGCCGCCTCATCGTCCAGGTTGTGGCCGGTGGCCACCACGCGGAAGCCCCCTTCCACCGCCACCTGGTTGAGGATGTAGCGTTTGGAAAGGCCGCAGGCGGAGCAGGCCACCCGCCCGGAAAGGGCGGCAAGCTCCGGCACCCCGAAGCCGTAGGCCTCCTTCAGGTCCACCACAAGAAGCTCTAGGCCCCTTTCCCGGGCGAAGGCCTCCGTGACCTCGAGGCTCCGCCTGGAGTACTCCCCGATGCCAAGCTCCAGGTGAAGCCCCACCGCCTGGTAGCCCAAGCGGCTCAGCACGTCCCACAGGGCCAAGGAGTCCTTCCCCCCGGAAACCGCCACCAAGACCCGCTCCCCCGGCAACAGCATCTTGTGGCGGCGGATGGCCCTTTCCGTTTCCTTCACGAACCAGTCCAGGTAGTGCGCCTTGCAAAGGGCGAACCCCCTAGAGCGCACCTCCACCTGGGCCTTTTCCCCGCAAACCTTGCAGACCACGCTAGCCTCCCGAGATGGCGGAAAGGACCTCGATTTGCTCCTCCTCCCCCACCACCTGGTCCAGGGTGAGGAGTTCCTCCTGGCGGATGGCCACCACCGTCTCCGGGTTGAGGCCCAGCTCCAACAGCACGTCCTTCAGGGGCCGGTTTCCCCGGACCTCCACCTCCTTGCGCTCGGGCAGGCGCAAAACGACCTTCACCCCGCTAGTCTAGCAGGTAAGGGGAGACGAGCTCTGTGAGCCGCTCTAAGGTTAGGCGGTTGCGTTTCTCGATCTCCGGCCTGCGGGGAATCCCCGGGTAAGGCGCCTCCGGGTCGTGGAGGGTGGGGGTGAGGGGCCGCCCCAGCCGTTCCTGCCAAACCAGTAGCCACCCCTCGGGCAGACGCTCCGGCAGGGGCAGGCCGTGGAAAACGTGGTAAAGGAGGGTCCAAACCCGCACCGCCCCATCCAGGCTATACCCACCCCCCAAGGTAAGGAGAACCCGCCCTCCCGCAAAGGCCTCGGCGTACTCCAGGATGAGGCGGAATAGCCGCTCGTAGGCCCGGGTGGTGAGGAGGAGGTCGGCCAAGGGGTCCAGGTAGTGGGCGTCCGCCCCCGCTTGGACCACCAGCACATCGGGCCGGAAGGCCCGCAGGGCCCAAGGCACCAGGGCCTCGAAGACCTCGAGGTAGCTCTCGTCCTCGGTAAAGGGCTCCAGGGGAAGGTTGAGCTTCCTCCCCACCCCTTCCCCCCGGCCCACCTCGTGCACGTGCCCGGTGCCGGGGAAGAGGTAGCGGCCAGATTCGTGGAGGCTCAGGGTGAGGACCTCCTTCTCCTCGTAGTGGATCCACTGTACCCCGTCCCCGTGGTGGACGTCGATGTCCAGGTAGGCCACCCTCAGCCCGGACCGGGTCAGGTGGCGGATGGCCACGGAAAGGTCGTTGTACACGCAAAACCCCGAGGCCCGGTCGTACTGGGCGTGGTGCAGGCCGCCTCCCAGTTGCAACACCCGCTTCTCCCCAGAAAGGATGCGCCTGGCCCCCTCGAGGGTCCCCCCCACCAGGACCCGCGCCGCCCGGTCCATGCCGGGGAACACGGGGGTGTCCCCCGTCCCCAGACCGTAGTGCTCCAGATCCGGCACCCTCTCCCCCCGGCTTGCCGCCTCCACCCGCTTCACCAGGCGCTCCGAGTGGACGGTAAGCACCTCCTCCCGACTGGCCTCGGGAGGGGAATGGGGGGGTTGCCACACCCCCAGGGCCTGGAGAAGGGAGGTGAGCATCTCCAGCCGCACCGGGGAAAAGGGGTGGTCCGGGCCAAAGTTGTAAAGGCGGTACTCGTCCCGATAAATCACCATGGCTTCTTGGGGGGCCACAGCACGTCAAACCCTTCCCGCCTCAGGCCCTCCGCCAGGAGGTGGGTCTCCAAGGTGTTCACCCGCACCACCGCCCGCACGAAGTCCCCGTCCTCCGGGTAGGAGAGGAGGGAGTGGATGTTCACCCCCCGTCCCGCCAAGTACCCCGTGAGCCGGGCAAGCTCCCCCACCCGATCCGGCAGCCGCACCTCCAGCCGCCCCGAGGGTTCCGTGACCCCGGTAAGCCTAAGGAGGGCATCCAGAAGGTCGATGCCGGTGACGATGCCCACCAGGTCGCCGTCCTCCAGAACGGGCAAGGAGCCGATCTTCCGCTCGCGCATCACCCGGGCCGCCTCCTCCACGGGGTCCAAGGGGTGGGCGGTGACCACCTCCTGGGTCATGACCTCCTCCACCTTGGCGCAGGTGGGACACGGCCCCTTGGGGTTCAGGTGGCTCGTGGCCAAGCGGATGTCCCGGTCGGTGATGATGCCAAGAAGCTTCCCTTCCGCCACCACGGGCAGGTGGCGGATGCCCCGTTCCAGAAGCAGGCGGTACGCCTCCTCCAACGTGGCCTCCGGCCCCACCGTGACCACGGGGGAGCGCATTACGTCCTTGACCAGCATGAAAAAAGTATACCCCCCGCTAAGGGGGGCACACTTCCCCGCCCAGGCCTCAAAGGATGTCGTCCCGGATACAGGCCTTGTAGTGGCCCGGGGAAACCTCTTTAAGCTCGGGCACGGTGTGGGCGCACTCGGGCAGGGCGTAGCGGCAACGGGTGCGGAACACGCACCCCGAGGGCGGGTTGATGGGGGAAGGGATATCCCCCTGGAGCACGATGCGCTCCCGCTTCACCGTGGGGTCGGGAATGGGTACCGCCGAAAGCAACGCCTCGGTGTAGGGGTGCTTGGGGTTGCGGTAGAGCTCCCGCGAAGAGGCAATCTCCATCACCTTCCCCAGGTACATCACCGCCACCCGGTCCGAGATGTACTCCACCACCGCCAGGTCGTGGGCGATGAAGAGCAGGGTGAGGCCCAGCTCCTCCTTAAGGTCCTGGAGTAGGTTCACCACCTGGGCCTGGATGGACACGTCCAGGGCGGAAACCGGCTCGTCCGCCACGATGAACTCCGGAGCCACCGCCAGGGCCCGGGCAATGCCGATGCGCTGCCTCTGCCCCCCGGAAAACTCGTGGGGGTAGCGGCGCATGTGGTCAGGGGAAAGCCCCACGAGCTTCAGGAGCTCCGCCACCCGCTCGGTCCGCTCCTGGGGCGTCTTGCCGATACCGTGGATCACCAAGGGCTCGGCGATAATGTCCCCCACGGTCATCCGAGGGTTCAGGGAGCTAAAGGGGTCTTGGAAGATGATCTGCATCCGGCGGCGGTACGGCCGCAGCTTGTCCTTGGGTAGCTCGGTGATGTCCTCCCCGTCAAAAAGGATCCGGCCCCCCGTGGGCTCAATGAGGCGCAAAAGGGTGCGGCCCACCGTGGTCTTGCCGCTCCCCGACTCCCCCACCAGCCCCAACACCTCCCCCCGCCGGATGGCGAAGGAAACCCCGTCCACCGCCTTGAC
The Thermus sp. LT1-2-5 genome window above contains:
- a CDS encoding ATP-binding protein, with the translated sequence MVCKVCGEKAQVEVRSRGFALCKAHYLDWFVKETERAIRRHKMLLPGERVLVAVSGGKDSLALWDVLSRLGYQAVGLHLELGIGEYSRRSLEVTEAFARERGLELLVVDLKEAYGFGVPELAALSGRVACSACGLSKRYILNQVAVEGGFRVVATGHNLDDEAAVLLGNLLNPQEDALARQGPVLPEKPGLAARVKPFYRFSEREVLSYTLLRGIRFLHEECPNAKGAKSLLYKEALNLVEKGMPGAKLRFLEGFLEKIQPRLQAEGEVALRECERCGYPTTGAVCSFCRMWEAVYRKAKKRKLLPEEAVFRPQASVSRL
- a CDS encoding thiamine biosynthesis protein ThiS, with the translated sequence MKVVLRLPERKEVEVRGNRPLKDVLLELGLNPETVVAIRQEELLTLDQVVGEEEQIEVLSAISGG
- a CDS encoding acetoin utilization protein AcuC; the protein is MVIYRDEYRLYNFGPDHPFSPVRLEMLTSLLQALGVWQPPHSPPEASREEVLTVHSERLVKRVEAASRGERVPDLEHYGLGTGDTPVFPGMDRAARVLVGGTLEGARRILSGEKRVLQLGGGLHHAQYDRASGFCVYNDLSVAIRHLTRSGLRVAYLDIDVHHGDGVQWIHYEEKEVLTLSLHESGRYLFPGTGHVHEVGRGEGVGRKLNLPLEPFTEDESYLEVFEALVPWALRAFRPDVLVVQAGADAHYLDPLADLLLTTRAYERLFRLILEYAEAFAGGRVLLTLGGGYSLDGAVRVWTLLYHVFHGLPLPERLPEGWLLVWQERLGRPLTPTLHDPEAPYPGIPRRPEIEKRNRLTLERLTELVSPYLLD
- a CDS encoding CBS and ACT domain-containing protein is translated as MLVKDVMRSPVVTVGPEATLEEAYRLLLERGIRHLPVVAEGKLLGIITDRDIRLATSHLNPKGPCPTCAKVEEVMTQEVVTAHPLDPVEEAARVMRERKIGSLPVLEDGDLVGIVTGIDLLDALLRLTGVTEPSGRLEVRLPDRVGELARLTGYLAGRGVNIHSLLSYPEDGDFVRAVVRVNTLETHLLAEGLRREGFDVLWPPKKPW
- a CDS encoding dipeptide ABC transporter ATP-binding protein, translating into MSGVLLEVKDLKKHFPIRGGVLSRVVGSVKAVDGVSFAIRRGEVLGLVGESGSGKTTVGRTLLRLIEPTGGRILFDGEDITELPKDKLRPYRRRMQIIFQDPFSSLNPRMTVGDIIAEPLVIHGIGKTPQERTERVAELLKLVGLSPDHMRRYPHEFSGGQRQRIGIARALAVAPEFIVADEPVSALDVSIQAQVVNLLQDLKEELGLTLLFIAHDLAVVEYISDRVAVMYLGKVMEIASSRELYRNPKHPYTEALLSAVPIPDPTVKRERIVLQGDIPSPINPPSGCVFRTRCRYALPECAHTVPELKEVSPGHYKACIRDDIL